The Arachis ipaensis cultivar K30076 chromosome B10, Araip1.1, whole genome shotgun sequence DNA window NNNNNNNNNNNNNNNNNNNNNNNNNNNNNNNNNNNNNNNNNNNNNNNNNNNNNNNNNNNNNNNNNNNNNNNNNNNNNNNNNNNNNNNNNNNNNNNNNNNNNNNNNNNNNNNNNNNNNNNNNNNNNNNNNNNNNNNNNNNNNNNNNNNNNNNNNNNNNNNNNNNNNNNNNNNNNNNNNNNNNNNNNNNNNNNNNNNNNNNNNNNNNNNNNNNNNNNNNNNNNNNNNNNNNNNNNNNNNNNNNNNNNNNNNNNNNNNNNNNNNNNNNNNNNNNNNNNNNNNNNNNNNNNNNNNNNNNNNNNNNNNNNNNNNNNNNNNNNNNNNNNNNNNNNNNNNNNNNNNNNNNNNNNNNNNNNNNNNNNNNNNNNNNNNNNNNNNNNNNNNNNNNNNNNNNNNNNNNNNNNNNNNNNNNNNNNNNNNNNNNNNNNNNNNNNNNNNNNNNNNNNNNNNNNNNNNNNNNNNNNNNNNNNNNNNNNNNNNNNNNNNNNNNNNNNNNNNNNNNNNNNNNNNNNNNNNNNNNNNNNNNNNNNNNNNNNNNNNNNNNNNNNNNNNNNNNNNNNNNNNNNNNNNNNNNNNNNNNNNNNNNNNNNNNNNNNNNNNNNNNNNNNNNNNNNNNNNNNNNNNNNNNNNNNNNNNNNNNNNNNNNNNNNNNNNNNNNNNNNNNNNNNNNNNNNNNNNNNNNNNNNNNNNNNNNNNNNNNNNNNNNNNNNNNNNNNNNNNNNNNNNNNNNNNNNNNNNNNNNNNNNNNNNNNNNNNNNNNNNNNNNNNNNNNNNNNNNNNNNNNNNNNNNNNNNNNNNNNNNNNNNNNNNNNNNNNNNNNNNNNNNNNNNNNNNNNNNNNNNNNNNNNNNNNNNNNNNNNNNNNNNNNNNNNNNNNNNNNNNNNNNNNNNNNNNNNNNNNNNNNNNNNNNNNNNNNNNNNNNNNNNNNNNNNNNNNNNNNNNNNNNNNNNNNNNNNNNNNNNNNNNNNNNNNNNNNNNNNNNNNNNNNNNNNNNNNNNNNNNNNNNNNNNNNNNNNNNNNNNNNNNNNNNNNNNNNNNNNNNNNNNNNNNNNNNNNNNNNNNNNNNNNNNNNNNNNNNNNNNNNNNNNNNNNNNNNNNNNNNNNNNNNNNNNNNNNNNNNNNNNNNNNNNNNNNNNNNNNNNNNNNNNNNNNNNNNNNNNNNNNNNNNNNNNNNNNNNNNNNNNNNNNNNNNNNNNNNNNNNNNNNNNNNNNNNNNNNNNNNNNNNNNNNNNNNNNNNNNNNNNNNNNNNNNNNNNNNNNNNNNNNNNNNNNNNNNNNNNNNNNNNNNNNNNNNNNNNNNNNNNNNNNNNNNNNNNNNNNNNNNNNNNNNNNNNNNNNNNNNNNNNNNNNNNNNNNNNNNNNNNNNNNNNNNNNNNNNNNNNNNNNNNNNNNNNNNNNNNNNNNNNNNNNNNNNNNNNNNNNNNNNNNNNNNNNNNNNNNNNNNNNNNNNNNNNNNNNNNNNNNNNNNNNNNNNNNNNNNNNNNNNNNNNNNNNNNNNNNNNNNNNNNNNNNNNNNNNNNNNNNNNNNNNNNNNNNNNNNNNNNNNNNNNNNNNNNNNNNNNNNNNNNNNNNNNNNNNNNNNNNNNNNNNNNNNNNNNNNNNNNNNNNNNNNNNNNNNNNNNNNNNNNNNNNNNNNNNNNNNNNNNNNNNNNNNNNNNNNNNNNNNNNNNNNNNNNNNNNNNNNNNNNNNNNNNNNNNNNNNNNNNNNNNNNNNNNNNNNNNNNNNNNNNNNNNNNNNNNNNNNNNNNNNNNNNNNNNNNNNNNNNNNNNNNNNNNNNNNNNNNNNNNNNNNNNNNNNNNNNNNNNNNNNNNNNNNNNNNNNNNNNNNNNNNNNNNNNNNNNNNNNNNNNNNNNNNNNNNNNNNNNNNNNNNNNNNNNNNNNNNNNNNNNNNNNNNNNNNNNNNNNNNNNNNNNNNNNNNNNNNNNNNNNNNNNNNNNNNNNNNNNNNNNNNNNNNNNNNNNNNNNNNNNNNNNNNNNNNNNNNNNNNNNNNNNNNNNNNNNNNNNNNNNNNNNNNNNNNNNNNNNNNNNNNNNNNNNNNNNNNNNNNNNNNNNNNNNNNNNNNNNNNNNNNNNNNNNNNNNNNNNNNNNNNNNNNNNNNNNNNNNNNNNNNNNNNNNNNNNNNNNNNNNNNNNNNNNNNNNNNNNNNNNNNNNNNNNNNNNNNNNNNNNNNNNNNNNNNNNNNNNNNNNNNNNNNNNNNNNNNNNNNNNNNNNNNNNNNNNNNNNNNNNNNNNNNNNNNNNNNNNNNNNNNNNNNNNNNNNNNNNNNNNNNNNNNNNNNNNNNNNNNNNNNNNNNNNNNNNNNNNNNNNNNNNNNNNNNNNNNNNNNNNNNNNNNNNNNNNNNNNNNNNNNNNNNNNNNNNNNNNNNNNNNNNNNNNNNNNNNNNNNNNNNNNNNNNNNNNNNNNNNNNNNNNNNNNNNNNNNNNNNNNNNNNNNNNNNNNNNNNNNNNNNNNNNNNNNNNNNNNNNNNNNNNNNNNNNNNNNNNNNNNNNNNNNNNNNNNNNNNNNNNNNNNNNNNNNNNNNNNNNNNNNNNNNNNNNNNNNNNNNNNNNNNNNNNNNNNNNNNNNNNNNNNNNNNNNNNNNNNNNNNNNNNNNNNNNNNNNNNNNNNNNNNNNNNNNNNNNNNNNNNNNNNNNNNNNNNNNNNNNNNNNNNNNNNNNNNNNNNNNNNNNNNNNNNNNNNNNNNNNNNNNNNNNNNNNNNNNNNNNNNNNNNNNNNNNNNNNNNNNNNNNNNNNNNNNNNNNNNNNNNNNNNNNNNNNNNNNNNNNNNNNNNNNNNNNNNNNNNNNNNNNNNNNNNNNNNNNNNNNNNNNNNNNNNNNNNNNNNNNNNNNNNNNNNNNNNNNNNNNNNNNNNNNNNNNNNNNNNNNNNNNNNNNNNNNNNNNNNNNNNNNNNNNNNNNNNNNNNNNNNNNNNNNNNNNNNNNNNNNNNNNNNNNNNNNNNNNNNNNNNNNNNNNNNNNNNNNNNNNNNNNNNNNNNNNNNNNNNNNNNNNNNNNNNNNNNNNNNNNNNNNNNNNNNNNNNNNNNNNNNNNNNNTTGGGCGAACGCGGTTGGAGGAAACCAAGAAGAAGGAGGCCGAGAAGGGAAGGGCATCGGCGAGACGTCAACGGCGGTGGCTTCCCAGTCAGAAGACGCCCAATCTCTCCCTTGCGCCGTGACAGGTTTGGAGCGTGCTGGTGGGCATAACGTGCTGCGACCGAATAAGCAGAAGGTGGAGGTGGGAGAAGGCAGATTGGTATTCCATGGAATAGGGCCTGATGGCAGTCCAGTAGCTATGGGCGCGGAAGAAAATGCTGAATACGGTGATGATAATAATTGGAACGGTGAAGAAGATGCATAGGTTGGTGAGAATGGGCCTGGTATAAGATCAGTTGATGTCAGAATCTTACCGGAGCCTAACAAGAAAGTTGATTATGACGTGGACAACGGTGGCTTGGAGGATGTAGCTCAGGTCAACGTCGATGAAGCCAGCGACAATGAGGGATTAACATTGGAGGAACAGATGTTAGAAAACAAAAGAACTTGGGACTTAGCAAAGGAATCCGGAGCTGTGTTCTATGACGAAGAAGATGACATTATGGCGATCCTACAGCAGCAGAATGAAGAAATTGCTCTGAAAAAAAAGCTGGCGAAACAACGGGCTAAAGCGAGGCGAAGCAGACCAAAAGCTCATAAAAAGGTGTGCAATAAGTTTTTGAAATGATTTTTGGCTCTTGGAATGTTAGGGAGTTGAGGGGGGATGGTAAGCTCAGGATGATAAAGGACCTGAAAAGAATTTTTAGATTAAACATGTTAGGCCTGGTAGAGACTAAAAGACAGTTAGTGactaaatttgatataaaaaatatttgGGGGAATAGTTGCGCGGAGTGGGAATTTGTTGAATCTGATGGTGCATCTGGTGGGTTGTTATTAATATGGGATggagaattttttaaaataaggaatagCCATAAAGGAGAGAGATGGTTGTGTGTTAAAGGGGAGATGGTGAAGTATAGTTTTAATTGTGCTTTTATTTTGGTCTATGGTGCGCATACTAGAGATGAGAAGCTTGTTGTTTGGGAGGAGTTGAGCTACATAGCTGGGTTATGTCAGGTTCCCTGTTGTTTCATGGGGGACTTTAATGAGATTGTACAGGTGGAAGAAAGAAGGGGGACCGATACATTACCCTTATCAGCCGAAGACTTTAAGAATTGGATACATGACATGGGTGTGGTGGACTTGCCGATTACTGATCGCAAGTTTACATGGTTCAGAGGTCGATCGTGCAGCCGTATTGATAGGGTTCTGGTTAGCCTGGAATGGCTTGAAAAATTTCCAGAGACTCGAATGCGAGGTGGTCCTAGGGGTTTGTCTGATCATTGTCCTATTATAGTGGAAGATAGGAGGCGGAGTGACGGGCCGAGGCCTTTCAGAAGTCTTGATTCGTGGTTTACCCATGAAGGTTTCCTAAGAATGATTAAGGAGGAATGGAGAGGGCTTGGTGAGGCACAATTTACTGATAAGTTGAAGGCTCTGACAGTTCCTCTGGGAAGATGGCATAAAGATAACTTTGGGGAGATGGACAAGAAAATCatgaagtttgaggaagagatcaAGAAGATTGATGACAAGGTGGGAGATGGTGTTTATGATGGAACAATGGAGGCTAGAAGAAAGGCGCTGGTGACTTCCTGTGAGAAATGGTATGTACGGAAGGAactacattggaagcagatgtcgcgATCTAGACATGCGAAGGACATTGACAAGAATACGAGGTACTTCCATAATTTAGCTTCTGCAAGAAGGAGAAACAACAGGATTGATGTGCTGCTCATTAATGGAAGATTGGTAAGGAATCAAGCTCGGATTAAGATTGCGATTAGAGACTTCTACAAGAGTTTGTATCATCAGGAAGAGTCTCCTTTGGTGGGGTTCAGGGATGGACTAGTAGAAAGAATTGGTGAAGATGATGCTCTGGCTCTGGAGGTGATGCCGAATCCTGAAGAGATTAAAGAAGCAGTGTGGGATTGTGAATCTTGCAAGGCACCGGGAAGTGATGGGTACAACATGAACTTTATAAAGAAGTGTTGGGCTGAAATTGGATCTGATTTTACGGCAGCGGTGATGAATTTTTTCCTTACATCCAAGCTACTAGCGGACGCGAATCTCACTTGGGTAGCATTGGCCCCTAAGTTCACTGGTGCAAAGGAGATCAAAGACTTGAGACCAATCAGTATGGTAGGTTGTGTGTATAAAGTCATTTCGAAAATACTGGTTAGGAGGATGCGAGCAATCATGCCACGACTAGTAGGGGAGACTCAGAGCGCCTTTGTTAAGGGACGTAAGATTCATGATGGGGCACTGATCGCTTGCGAAACTGTTCAATGGATAAAAGCGAGGAAGAAGGAAGCGGTAATCATAAAGTTAGATTTCCagaaagcatatgatagagtcaAGTGGAGCTTCGTTGACCTGGTGCTGCAGAAGATGGGTTTTGGACAGAGATGGCGGAGTTGGGTTATGGAGTGTGTATGTACTACTTCTATGTCAGTGCTGATAAACGGATCGCCATCTAAGCCTTTTAAGATGGAAAGAGGTTTGCGACAAGGGGATCCGCTATCTCCGTTTCTGTTTGTACTGGTGGTTGATGTTCTACATAGGATGTTTGGTGAGGCGGTGAGAAATGAGCGAATCTCGCCGTTGCTGGTGGGGAGAGACCATGTTGAGTTATCACATCTTCAGTTTGCGGATGATACTGTTCTGTTTTGCCCCCCAGAGGAAGAGACCATAAAGAATTACAGGAGGATGCTTCGCTGCTTTGAGCTTATGTCAGGACtgagtattaattttgataagtctAGCTTGATTCCTATTAACTGTGACGCTCAGTGGGTACAGCGTATGTGTCGAGTACTGGGCTGTAAGGCAGCATCTCTTCCGGTAAAATACTTGGGCATCCAACTAGGAGCAAACccgaggttggtgaagacttggaaacCCATTATAGAAAAAATGGAGGAGAAGCTGAGCATCTGGAAATCCAAGGTTCTCAATAAAGCTGGTAAACTGGTGCTTATTAAATCTGTTTTAAACAGTCTGCCTGTCTATTATTTGAGtttgtataagatgccaaagaCTGTTGCAGAGAAACTGATTTCTCTACAGAGAAGGTTTCTATGGAGCAAGGAGGATGGTAGGATTGGTATGGCCATGGTCAGGTGGGAGGTGGTGCAGGCCCCCAAAAAGTTAGGCGGATTAGGTGTAGGGGATGCCATGGTGCGTAACACGGCCCTtctatttaagtggtggtggcgatttTCGAAGGAGGATTGCCCTTTATGGAAGAAGGTGGTATGCTCTTGCTACAATCTGAACCCTAGGGTGATGCTGTCATCCCAGGCATTACCCACTCGGGGGGGGGGGCATGGAAGGATATCTGCCATATACAGTTCAAGGATCAACAAGTAAGACAGAAGATGATTAATGGACTGTCTATGGAGATTGGTGATGGGAGAAGAACTCGATTCTGGGAGGATATCTGGCTGCGTGGTGGGCTCCTGAAAGATATGTTTCCGAGGCTCttctcagtttcaaaccaaagaggATCCGTCATAGGGGATTGTGGATTTTGGGACGGGTTAGAGTggagatggaacttccaatggaggcgagAGCTGTTCCAATGGGAGCTGGACCTTCTGAACCAGATGCATGAAACATTAAGACTGGTTAATCTTGTATATGAGAGAGAGGATAGAGTGGTGTGGAAGTTTGATAAACATGGTGTATATTCgactaactcctttgtgcaggaATTGCAGGTGGAGTTGCTTCCAGAGGATATAGCGAGTTTCAGCTTTACTAGGACAATATGGAAGGGTCTAGTCCCACCAAGAGTTGAATTGTTTATCTGGTTCGTCTTGACTGGAAGGGTCAATACAAAGGAGCGACTGAGTAGGTTGGGAGTGGTTAACCAAGAAGATGTGGTCTGTGTTTTGTGTAATAAAGGTGTTGAATTTGGTCACCACTTGTTTCTTGCTTGTGAGTTTGCTTGGCAGGTTTGGTGTGCATGGCTAACGTTTGCTGGGAGGCAATGGTCATGCCCAGGGACACTAAAAGAACACTTTCAGAGCTGGACTGAGTTATCAACTAGTAAGCAGGAACGCAAAAGGTGGATGGTATCTTTCTGTGCTATAATATGGAATATCTGGCTTGAACGGAACAGGAGGATCTTTCAGAATAAAGGAAAAGGGGTTGAAGATATTATCCACCAGTCGTTCATGAACTTTAAGGAGTGGTTAGGTGTGgatcccttttgttgttgatggcaatgccgaagatgACAAGGGGTATCATGTAGTACTGAATAGTTTATGCCTTTAACTGGTGTTCTCCTATTTATTTATTCTCATCGCTccacttgttgtgttgagcttgttcattcaaaaaaaaaaaattttgtataattttgCATATTGCTAATCAATTTATTACACACAATGTTCTAACTCCctcaaacaaaaaaattttatttgccACATTAATAACTGTTCGCGTGTTAATATGACAGAAATCAATCCACCTTAATTTTTCGATGATCAGTGATGAACGAAAACTGTCCGAAAAACTACTATAAATCCTCGCGTATAATTTTAAAGACAAAAttaagtaaatattaattttagaGACCACTTTAAATTTCAAATATAACTTTAGATACCACTTTAAAACTTAActcaaattattaaaataaaaagttttttGTTAGAAGAACTATTAAACTCATAATTTAGTAATTAAATCTCCTATATTTCATTTAAACTCAAAATTGTGTATTGTCATCCCCTTCTCCTGTTGCTCTTAAATAAAAgcaaaatataatttttcattaaaatttgtaatttttgtttataaaatataaatttttacgcAGATCaatattgtaatttcttctttttcacatcactttctcattctttcttcaAATACATGGTAACCAAAAAGAACAACATAAGAAAATTAGTCACATATGTCAAGAAATTTTGTTAGTTtggaatttttaatatttataacatGAGGATAATAGAGGAAAAATGAAAGTCTTTTCATCCTGTTGTCTGAAATAGCAGAAACTGACATCTAACAAATGGAACATGAGTCACAAAATTTTGGCAAGAGAAAAATTTCAACTAAAGCAAGCAAAATCCCAAACCATGAGAAAAATGGAGCCTGCGTACGTGCCCAAAAAAATGTTACTATATGATAGTAATGTAACTTTGTAAATGCATCATGTAAGCCACCAATAATAGTTAGGGAATCTACATCATAGTTTTCTTCTCTATTTATAAGAGAACCTCCTATTATGATATAGTTAATTTTACCCGAAGTTAATAGCTAAGATTAAGAgttattagataataatttaatcaatttattaaattatttaataatttttaactattaattctATATAAAATTAATGAAATTTTTACCTTCTCTTTCACTTTATGAGATCCAAAATGATATTTCTTTTAGCTCTTAGATTTTAACATAATCCTCGTCATGAGGGTACCTAAATGTTGAAATAAGAGTATTGCATATTTTGTGTAAAACCCAACAAACAGAAGATGTTAAGAAACTTCCTATGATTTCCCTCCTCACATCAAAAGATTAAAAGATCCCATTCCTCTGCCACAACAATGGCCACACCCCACTTTGGAATTACCGAATTAAATCACAAAAAAACTTTATTATATAAGTCATAAAACTTCAAAAAACAAAAGGCTCTCTCCAATTCCCCAATCTGCTTGTTTCTCGCCTTCTTGCTTGCTGGTTCTTACTCTCTCCTTCTGAGAATCACTCGTTTCCGTTGTTGCTGTTAGCAATGGAGAGCTTTGCGCTGCACTCGCTCTCCACCTCAACCTCTTTCTCACTCTCATCTTCACGCTTCTCCCTTCACCACCGTTCTCGACCCATCATGACAAACAGATCCCAACTCTCACTTCCACTGAATCCACAACCACGCTCAAACCCATCTCCCAAATCACCCCTCATTTCTCAAGTTTTCTCCTTTCCCTCCAAAGCTTCAAAATTTAACACTTCTTCAAGACCCCATTACAATCCACTTCATGCTTCTTCATCTTCCTCAAATTCTCCGTCACCACCGCCACCGCCACTGCAGGGTGCAAAGCCCATTCCTTTCGTAATCTCCGTATGTATAGGCCTCATTGTTCGTTTCTTAGTTCCCAAGCCAGTGGAAGTTACTCCAGAGGCATGGCAATTGCTCTCAATTTTCCTCTCAACCATCGCGGGCCTTGTCCTGAGCCCGTTGCCCGTTGGAGCCTGGGCTTTTCTGGGCCTTACAACTGCTGTGGTAACCAAAACTTTAACCTTTGGTGCAGCCTTCAGTGCCTTCACCAACGAAGTGATTTGGTTGATTGTGATTTCATTCTTCTTTGCCCGTGGATTTGTGAAAACTGGTTTGGGAGATAGAATTGCAACTTACTTTGTGAAGTGGATGGGGAAGAGCACTTTGGGTTTGTCTTACGGTTTGACATTCAGTGAAGTGCTTATTGCTCCGGCAATGCCGAGCACCACCGCAAGAGCTGGTGGTGTGTTCTTGCCGATCATCAAGTCACTGTCACTCTCCGCTGGCAGTGAACCTGGCAATCCTACTGCTAAGAGGCTTGGTGCTTATCTCGTTCAGAACCAGTTTCAGGTCGGTTTGGTGTTAATAGTATTCACAGATTTGTAATCATGGCTAGAATAATTAATGGATTTTGGTTAACGGAATGTCTGGACAGTATTATATGAGAATTATCGCTATAAAACTTCTAACCATTTCAGGCAGAGATTTCATAAGGTTTTTAGCTATGATGCACAAATGCTACATGTTCACTAGCATATGAGCATCTGCATCAAATACTGCTATCCTAAAATTCTTAAATTTGTGAGTTTTCATAAAATGTCTTATATTTAGTATCACACTGGACTGTGTGATACTTGCATTGTATTTGTATTTGTGCAACATAGAATTTAGGTTCTTTTTCAGCTTGGCTTTTGTGAAAGAACTGAAAATCTATCTTAAATATTGCTTAATTGCTGTATGTTTCAATGATTTGTATAAAttactattttcttttaattttattggctATGTTTTGGTTTTAGTATAAGTATTGTTTTATGAAAGCTGTTGCAACTATATCTGGGTATTACAAATGTGTCATAGTAATGATCATAATCTATTTTGATGTAGCTGAATTCTACTCTTCTGTATTTTGTTTCTTATTTGCAAATTGCGATCATGAGATAATGAAGTGACTTGTGCATTGCCTTTGTGACCTGTGACAGTCTGCTGGTAACTCTAGTGCTCTTTTCCTAACTGCTGCAGCTCAAAATCTGCTGTGTATCAAATTAGCAGAGGAGCTTGGGGTCATTGTTTCTAGCCCTTGGGTTACTTGGTTCAAGGCAGCTAGCTTACCTGCACTTGTTTGTCTTCTTGTTACACCGTTGGTTTTATACAAGCTCTATCCCCCTGAAATTAAAGACACACCGGAAGCTCCTGCCCTGGCTGCAAAGAAACTCGAAACTATGGGCCCTGTCACAAAAAATGAATGGATTATGGTTTCTACGATGCTTCTTGCCGTCTCTTTGTGGATCTTTGGGTATGCTTGGTATACTCATACTATAAATATACATGAATTTTTTCTTGAATGATTTATTGGTTTGTTGACATTTTTGGATTGTATAAACTATCATTGAATTGAATTCAGAATCATCATTATTTTTTGGGTTCTTGCAGAGACAGTCTCGGCATAGCAAGTGCTGTAGCTGCGATGATTGGGTTATCAATACTACTTGTATTAGGAGTTCTTGACTGGAATGACTGCTTGAATGAGAAATCGGCTTGGGATACCTTGGCTTGGTTTGCCATTCTTGTGGGCATGGCAGGCCAGTTGACAAACCTTGGTATCGTAACCTGGATGTCTGATTGTGTAGCCAACTCGCTTCGGTCATTCTCTTTGAGCTGGCCAGCTTCACTAGCTGTTCTTCAGGCAGCTTATTTCTTAATCCACTACCTTTTCGCAAGTCAGACAGGACACGTGGGGGCTTTATACTCTGCATTTCTTGCTATGCATAGGGCAGCTGGTGTTCCTGGTGTTCTGGCTGCGCTCGCTTTAGGTTACAACACAAATCTTTTTGGTGCAATAACACACTATAGTAGTGGTC harbors:
- the LOC107620087 gene encoding uncharacterized protein LOC107620087, coding for MEIGDGRRTRFWEDIWLRGGLLKDMFPRLFSVSNQRGSVIGDCGFWDGLEWRWNFQWRRELFQWELDLLNQMHETLRLVNLVYEREDRVVWKFDKHGVYSTNSFVQELQVELLPEDIASFSFTRTIWKGLVPPRVELFIWFVLTGRVNTKERLSRLGVVNQEDVVCVLCNKGVEFGHHLFLACEFAWQVWCAWLTFAGRQWSCPGTLKEHFQSWTELSTSKQERKRWMVSFCAIIWNIWLERNRRIFQNKGKGVEDIIHQSFMNFKEWLGVDPFCC
- the LOC107623523 gene encoding dicarboxylate transporter 2.1, chloroplastic, whose protein sequence is MESFALHSLSTSTSFSLSSSRFSLHHRSRPIMTNRSQLSLPLNPQPRSNPSPKSPLISQVFSFPSKASKFNTSSRPHYNPLHASSSSSNSPSPPPPPLQGAKPIPFVISVCIGLIVRFLVPKPVEVTPEAWQLLSIFLSTIAGLVLSPLPVGAWAFLGLTTAVVTKTLTFGAAFSAFTNEVIWLIVISFFFARGFVKTGLGDRIATYFVKWMGKSTLGLSYGLTFSEVLIAPAMPSTTARAGGVFLPIIKSLSLSAGSEPGNPTAKRLGAYLVQNQFQSAGNSSALFLTAAAQNLLCIKLAEELGVIVSSPWVTWFKAASLPALVCLLVTPLVLYKLYPPEIKDTPEAPALAAKKLETMGPVTKNEWIMVSTMLLAVSLWIFGDSLGIASAVAAMIGLSILLVLGVLDWNDCLNEKSAWDTLAWFAILVGMAGQLTNLGIVTWMSDCVANSLRSFSLSWPASLAVLQAAYFLIHYLFASQTGHVGALYSAFLAMHRAAGVPGVLAALALGYNTNLFGAITHYSSGQAAVYFGAGYIDLPDIFKMGFVMFVINAIIWGGVGAFWWKFLGLY